Part of the Mustelus asterias unplaced genomic scaffold, sMusAst1.hap1.1 HAP1_SCAFFOLD_1368, whole genome shotgun sequence genome, accagaGGTGTGACCTttgaactaagaacaaagaaaagtacagcacaggaacaggcccttcggccctccaagcctgtgctgatcatgatgcccaaactaaactacaaaaaaaaccctcctgtccttactcggtccgtatccctctctattccctccctatacatgtccccatccagatgcctcttaaatgttgctaatgtacccgcttccaccacctcctctggcagtgcgttccaggcacccaccactctctgcgtgaaaaacttccccccgcacatctcccttaaactcaccccctctcaccttgaacctgtgcccccccccttgtaattgaggcttccaccctgggggaaaagcctctgactatccaccctgtctgtgcctctcatcattttgtagaccaggtctcccctcagtctccatctttccagtgaaaacaatcccagtttatccaacctctcctcatagccaacaccctcgagacccggccaacatcctggtgaaccttctttacactaacccgcacatctttggacactaaggggcaatttagcatggccaatccacctaacctacacatctttggacacgaaggggcaatttagcatggccaatccacctaacctgcacatctttggacacgaaggggcaatttagcatggccaatccacctaacctgcacatctttggacactaagggacaatttatcatggccaatctacctagcctacacatctttggacactaaggggcaatttagcatggccaatccacctaacccatacatctttggacgctaagggacaatttaccatggccaatccacctaacctgcacatctttggacactaaggggcaatttagcatggccaatccacctagcctacacaactttggacactaaggggcaatttagcatggccaatccacctaacccatacatctttggacactcaggggcaatttagcatggccaatccacctaacctgcacatctttggacactaagggacaatttatcatggccaatctaccgagcctacacatctttggacactaaggggcaatttagcatggccaatccacctaacctgcacatctttggacactaaggggcaatttagcatggccaatccacctagcctacacaactttggacactaaggggcaatttagcatggccaatccacctaacccatacatctttggacactaagggggcaatttagcatgaccaatccacctaacccatacatctttggacgctaagggacaatttaccatggccaatccacctaacctacacatctttggacactaaggggcaatttggcatggccaatccacctaacctgcacatctttggacactaaggggcaatttagcatggccaatccacctagcctacacaactttggacactaaggggcaatttagcatggccaatccacctaacccatacatctttggacgctaagggacaatttaccatggccaatccacctaacctacacatctttggacactaaggggcaatttggcatggccaatccacctaacctgcacatctttggacactaaggggcaatttagcatggccaatccacctagcctacacaactttggacactaaggggcaatttagcatggccaatccacctaacccatacatctttggacactaaggggcaatttggcatggccaatccacctaacctgcacatctttggacactaaggggcaatttagcatggccaatccacctagcctacacaactttggacactaaggggcaatttagcatggccaatccacctaacctgcacatctttcggactgtgggaggaaaccggagcacccggaggaaacccacgctgtcacggaaagaatgtgcagactccgcacagacagtgactcgaggctggtattgaacccaggtccctggcgctgtgaggcagcggtgctaacccactgtgccgccaatttGTGTTATTAAGCTGCTGTGATTCTGAATGAAGGCCAGAGTGAGGTGGGAGTAAAATTcatcatgtctctctctctctctctgcgcagaTTCGACAGCGACGGAGCGACTCGGAAACGTTCGCAGCGGATCCCAGGCCTCGGCGTTCCGAGAATTCGACGCGGCGATGGAATCGGGAGCGCGCAGCCGGACGTCTTGATCTCAACCTCCAGCGAACCTCATCTCCCTCCGTCtggcgtctctctctcgctcgctctcgcccgGGGCTAAGTGGTTACCGCGGGGGAGGGGAGTTCAGAGGTCGGAGGCCATGTGTCGGGTCGCGGTCGGGACGCACCGGGCTCCAGCTTGAGCTGTCAAAGATTCCCCCTGTCGTTTCCCGCCCCACCCCGCACACAAACAGGactaccccccaccaccacccccccccaccccccaccccgaacAAGGCAAGAGAGGGTGGCGTTGCAAGAAAAACGCGAAGGAGTGGCTTGTCTCTGCACCGTTGCCGGGGGTTTTTTTTTTCTTGAGTGTATGGAGGATGCGGGGAGCTTCTTTGACCGGGATGGCGGGGTAGACTTGAGGCCAGCTCCCACATCCCCCCGGGCAGCCCCCAGAAAGCCCGCCGCGCCCACGACCTTGTGACGTGCGTCGCCCCAATCCGTTTCGGAACCCcttcctcctttcccccccccccccccatctttcctccctccctcttaccccaccccctccgtaaccccctcccccGACTTCCGCATCTCCGAGCGTGGGCCCCCCCCTCCAATCGCACATGCGCGCGAGGGGTCACCGTTGAGTCTGGTCACCGTTGTGGTtgggggtgtgacagggggagggagggtggggggggggtttccttCAACTTGGAGTGttccgggggtggggtgggggaggtggggggggaacgTTTCTTaattgaggggggagggaaaaaGGTGGCGGCAAGCGGCCggcgttgggagggggggggatctgggTGCCGGGGTCTGGTCGTCCCTGGAGACGTAGTGACGGTCCTCCCCACCGTCCCCGGATATTTGagagggggctgagagagagagagcgagagagaaaatgGCGGGTGGGCCTACAGCAAGGCTCCTGCGGCTGGTGGTCCTCCTAGCGAGCGCCGTGGGCTTGAATGGCGCCCTGGAGTTTGGCGGCGCGGCGGGGCAGTGGGCCCGCTACGCGCGGTGGGACGCCGGCTCCCTGGGGGAGCTGAGCTTCAGCCTGCGGACGAACGCCACCAAGGCGCTGCTGCTTTACGTGGACGATGGCGGCTACTGCGACTTCCTGGAGCTCATGATCGTGGACGGCCGGCTGAGGCTGCGATTCACCATCTTCTGCGTGGAGCCCGCCACCCTCCACACGGACGCCCGGGTCGCCGACGACCGCTGGCACATGGTGCTCCTCACCCGCAACTACCGGGAGACCATGCTGGTGGTGGACGCGGAGACCAAGGCGGCGGAGGTGAAGTCCAAACGCCGGGACATGACGGTGGCCAGCGACCTCTTTGTGGGCGGCATCCCGCCTGACGTGCGCCTCTCCACCCTCACCTCCAGCACCGTCAAGTACGAGTTGCCCTTCCGGGGCCTGATCACCAACCTCAAGGTGGGTGACACCCCCGCCGTCCTCCTGGGCAGCCAGGGCATCCAGAACGACATGGAATATCTCTGCTCGCGGCAGAACCCCTGCCTCAACGGGGGCGTCTGTTCCATCATCAACAGCAAGGTCATCTGCGACTGCACCGACACCGGCCACCGGGGCACGCTGTGCGGCGAAGGTAGGTGCCAACCCTCTTCTCTTCACTCTTGCCTTTGCCCGAATCGGAATTTCCCCAAAATAACAGGCGGTCAGACTCCGATGCCATTTCCTGTGTAACACTCGCACTCTGATACTGTACCCTGTGTAACAGTCACACTCTGATACTGTACCCTGTGTAACAGTCGCACTCTGATACTGTACCCCGTGTAACAGTCGCACTCTGATACTGTACCCTGTGTAACAGTCGCAATCTGATACTGTACCCTGTGTAACAGTCGCAATCTGATACTGTACCCTGTGTAACAGTCGCACTCTGATACTGTACCCCGTGTAACAGTCGCACTCTGATACTGTACCTGTGTAACAGTCACACTCTGATACTGTACCCTGTGTAACAGTCGCAATCTGATACTGTACCCTGTGTAACAGTCGCACTCTGATACTGTACCCTGCGTAACAGTCGCAATCTGATACTGTACCCTGTGTAACAGTCGCAATCTGATACTGTACCCTGTGTAACAGTCGCACTCTGATACTGTACCCTGTGTAACAGTCACACTCTGATACTGTACCCTGTGTAACAGTCGCACTCTGATACTGTACCCCGTGTAACAGTCGCACTCTGATACTGTATCTGTGTAACAGTCACACTCTGATACTGTACTCTGTGTAACAGTCGCAATCTGATACTGTACCCTGTGTAACAGTCGCAATCTGATACTGTACTCTGTGTAACAGTCGCAATCTGATACTGTACCCTGTGTAACAGTCGCACTCTGATACTGTACTCTGTGTAACAGTCGCAATCTGATACTGTACCCTGTGTAACAGTCACACTCTGATActgcactctgtgtaacagtcgcAATCTGATACTGTACCCTGTGTAACAGTCACACTCTGATActgcactctgtgtaacagtcgcAATCTGATACTGTACCCTGTGTAACAGTCGCAATCTGATACTGTACTCTGTGTAACAGTCGCACTCTGATACTGTACCCTGTGTAACAGTCACACTCTGATACTGTACTCTGTGTAACAGTCACACTCTGATACTGTACCCTGTGTAACAGTCACACTCTGATACTGTACCCTGTGTAACAGTCGCAATCTGATACTGTACTCTGTGTAACAGTCACACTCTGATACTGTACCCTGTGTAACAGTCGCAATCTGATACTGTACCCTGTGTAACAGTCGCAATCTGATACTGTACCCTGTGTAACAGTCGCAATCTGATACTGTACTCTGTGTAACAGTCACACTCTGATACTGTACCCCGTGTAACAGTCACACTCTGATACTGTACCCTGTGTAACAGTCGCAATCTGATACTGTACTCTGTGTAACAGTCGCACTCTGATACTGTACTCTGTGTAACAGTCACACTCTGATACTGTACCCTGTGTAACAGTCACACTCTGATACTGTACCCTGTGTAACAGTCGCAATCTGATACTGTACTCTGTGTAACAGTCACACTCTGATACTGTACTCTGTGTAACAGTCGCAATCTGATACTGTACCCTGTGTAACAGTCGCAATCTGATACTGTACCCTGTGTAACAGTCGCAATCTGATACTGTACCCTGTGTAACAGTCGCACTCTGATACTGTACCCTGTGTAACAGTCACACTCAGATACTGTACCCTGTGCAACAGTCGCACTCTGATACTGTACCTGTGTAACAGTCATACTCTGATACTGTACCCTGTGTAATAGTCGCACTCTGATACTGTACCCTGTGTAACAGTCACACTCTGATACTGTACTCTGTGTAACAGTCGCAATCTGATACTGTACCCTGTGTAACAGTCGCAATCTGATACTGTACCCTGTGTAACAGTCACACTCTGATACTGTACCCTGTGTAACAGTCGCACTCTGATACTGTACTCTGTGTAACAGTCACACTCAGATACTGTACCCTGTGCAACAGTCGCACTCTGATACTGTACCTGTGTAACAGTCATACTCTGATACTGTACCCTGTGTAATAGTCGCACTCTGATACTGTACCCTGTGTAACAGTCACACTCTGATACTGTACTCTGTGTAACAGTCACACTCTGATACTGTACCCTGTGTAATAGTCGCACTCTGATACTGTACCCTGTGTAACAGTCA contains:
- the LOC144488196 gene encoding neurexin-2-like — encoded protein: MAGGPTARLLRLVVLLASAVGLNGALEFGGAAGQWARYARWDAGSLGELSFSLRTNATKALLLYVDDGGYCDFLELMIVDGRLRLRFTIFCVEPATLHTDARVADDRWHMVLLTRNYRETMLVVDAETKAAEVKSKRRDMTVASDLFVGGIPPDVRLSTLTSSTVKYELPFRGLITNLKVGDTPAVLLGSQGIQNDMEYLCSRQNPCLNGGVCSIINSKVICDCTDTGHRGTLCGEAGKKMELEPKIDLRRRLEGLSGLTPSLAFLSKKYWDKEEKGFGKRIEID